The Anabas testudineus chromosome 14, fAnaTes1.2, whole genome shotgun sequence genome includes a region encoding these proteins:
- the LOC113170553 gene encoding interferon regulatory factor 1-like isoform X2, translating into MPVSRMRMRPWLEKMIDSNSIAGLTWVDKEKTMFSIPWKHAARHGWELNKDACLFKEWAIHTGKYAEGQTCDPKTWKVNFRCAMRSLPDVKEVKDKSVNKGHQAMRVFRMLPVTSKSRDKRSKTKETKQRKKNTVVKMEEDADYSETQSPVHSSLPEETMSTQENTVDSTVHTEQQDLPYVTSSEVPDWSLSVEIEPEAFPHAFCHRFEVSPDRSPGYDYTDDIIESTK; encoded by the exons ATGCCGGTGTCAAGGATGAGGATGAGGCCATGGTTGGAGAAGATGATCGATTCCAACTCCATCGCGGGTCTGACTTGGGTGGACAAG GAGAAGACGATGTTCTCCATTCCCTGGAAGCATGCAGCTCGCCATGGCTGGGAGCTGAACAAGGATGCATGTCTGTTCAAAGAATGGGCCATTCACACAG GAAAGTACGCTGAGGGCCAAACCTGTGACCCAAAGACGTGGAAGGTCAACTTCCGCTGTGCAATGAGATCCCTGCCTGATGTTAAGGAGGTAAAAGACAAGAGTGTCAACAAGGGCCATCAAGCTATGCGTGTCTTCAGGATGCTGCCTGTCACCTCAAAATCAAGAG ATAAACGAAGCAAGACGAAGGAAACAAAGCAAAGGAAGAAG AACACAGTGGTCAAGATGGAGGAAGACGCAGACTACAGTGAAACTCAGTCTCCTGTTCATTCTTCACTGCCAGAAGAGACCATGTCCACTCAGGAAAACACGGTGGAcagcacagtgcacacagagcagcaag ACTTACCGTATGTGACTTCATCTGAAGTTCCTGACTGGTCTTTGTCGGTTGAAATTGAGCCTGAGGCTTTTCCACACGCCTTCTGCCACCGATTTGAAGTTTCACCTGACCGCAGCCCCG GTTACGACTACACCGACGACATTATCGAG tcgACGAAATAG
- the LOC113170552 gene encoding interferon regulatory factor 1-like isoform X1: MPVSRMRMRPWLEKMIDSNSIAGLTWVDKEKTMFSIPWKHAARHGWELNKDACLFKEWAIHTGKYAEGQTCDPKTWKANFRNAMNSLPDITEVKDKSVNKGHQAMRVFRMLPVTSKSRDKRSKTKETKQRKKNTVVKMEEDADYSETQSPVHSSLPEETMSTQENTVDSTVHTEQQDLPYVTSSEVPDWSLSVEIEPEAFPHAFCHRFEVSPDRSPGYDYTDDIIEICEQLEKDSHWMSSSLDGKGFLSNEACTSPGSQWSESSSVDEIDEMPQYTTLGTEFTNPTDELWNNFCQQIPPML; encoded by the exons ATGCCGGTGTCAAGGATGAGGATGAGGCCATGGTTGGAGAAGATGATCGATTCCAACTCCATCGCGGGTCTGACTTGGGTGGACAAG GAGAAGACGATGTTCTCCATTCCCTGGAAGCATGCAGCTCGCCATGGCTGGGAGCTGAACAAGGATGCATGTCTGTTCAAAGAATGGGCCATTCACACAG GAAAGTACGCTGAGGGCCAAACCTGTGACCCAAAGACGTGGAAGGCCAACTTCCGCAATGCAATGAACTCCCTGCCTGACATCACGGAGGTAAAAGACAAGAGTGTCAACAAGGGCCATCAAGCTATGCGTGTCTTCAGGATGCTGCCTGTCACCTCAAAATCAAGAG ATAAACGAAGCAAGACGAAGGAAACAAAGCAAAGGAAGAAG AACACAGTGGTCAAGATGGAGGAAGACGCAGACTACAGTGAAACTCAGTCTCCTGTTCATTCTTCACTGCCAGAAGAGACCATGTCCACTCAGGAAAACACGGTGGAcagcacagtgcacacagagcagcaag ACTTACCGTATGTGACTTCATCTGAAGTTCCTGACTGGTCTTTGTCGGTTGAAATTGAGCCTGAGGCTTTTCCACACGCCTTCTGCCACCGATTTGAAGTTTCACCTGACCGCAGCCCCG GTTACGACTACACCGACGACATTATCGAG ATTTGCGAGCAACTGGAGAAAGACTCACACTGGATGTCAAGCAGTTTAGACGGCAAGGGGTTCCTGAGCAATGAAGCATGCACCAGTCCAGGGAGCCAGTGGAGTGAATCATCTTCAG tcgACGAAATAGATGAGATGCCACAGTACACAACTCTTGGCACAGAGTTCACAAATCCAACAGACGAATTATGGAACAACTTTTGTCAACAGATCCCTCCTATGCTCTGA
- the LOC113170552 gene encoding interferon regulatory factor 1-like isoform X2 — MPVSRMRMRPWLEKMIDSNSIAGLTWVDKEKTMFSIPWKHAARHGWELNKDACLFKEWAIHTGKYAEGQTCDPKTWKANFRNAMNSLPDITEVKDKSVNKGHQAMRVFRMLPVTSKSRDKRSKTKETKQRKKNTVVKMEEDADYSETQSPVHSSLPEETMSTQENTVDSTVHTEQQDLPYVTSSEVPDWSLSVEIEPEAFPHAFCHRFEVSPDRSPGYDYTDDIIESTK, encoded by the exons ATGCCGGTGTCAAGGATGAGGATGAGGCCATGGTTGGAGAAGATGATCGATTCCAACTCCATCGCGGGTCTGACTTGGGTGGACAAG GAGAAGACGATGTTCTCCATTCCCTGGAAGCATGCAGCTCGCCATGGCTGGGAGCTGAACAAGGATGCATGTCTGTTCAAAGAATGGGCCATTCACACAG GAAAGTACGCTGAGGGCCAAACCTGTGACCCAAAGACGTGGAAGGCCAACTTCCGCAATGCAATGAACTCCCTGCCTGACATCACGGAGGTAAAAGACAAGAGTGTCAACAAGGGCCATCAAGCTATGCGTGTCTTCAGGATGCTGCCTGTCACCTCAAAATCAAGAG ATAAACGAAGCAAGACGAAGGAAACAAAGCAAAGGAAGAAG AACACAGTGGTCAAGATGGAGGAAGACGCAGACTACAGTGAAACTCAGTCTCCTGTTCATTCTTCACTGCCAGAAGAGACCATGTCCACTCAGGAAAACACGGTGGAcagcacagtgcacacagagcagcaag ACTTACCGTATGTGACTTCATCTGAAGTTCCTGACTGGTCTTTGTCGGTTGAAATTGAGCCTGAGGCTTTTCCACACGCCTTCTGCCACCGATTTGAAGTTTCACCTGACCGCAGCCCCG GTTACGACTACACCGACGACATTATCGAG tcgACGAAATAG
- the LOC113170553 gene encoding interferon regulatory factor 1-like isoform X1, with product MPVSRMRMRPWLEKMIDSNSIAGLTWVDKEKTMFSIPWKHAARHGWELNKDACLFKEWAIHTGKYAEGQTCDPKTWKVNFRCAMRSLPDVKEVKDKSVNKGHQAMRVFRMLPVTSKSRDKRSKTKETKQRKKNTVVKMEEDADYSETQSPVHSSLPEETMSTQENTVDSTVHTEQQDLPYVTSSEVPDWSLSVEIEPEAFPHAFCHRFEVSPDRSPGYDYTDDIIEICEQLEKDSHWMSSSLDGKGFLSNEACTSPGSQWSESSSVDEIDEMPQYTTLGTEFTNPTDELWNSFCQQIPPML from the exons ATGCCGGTGTCAAGGATGAGGATGAGGCCATGGTTGGAGAAGATGATCGATTCCAACTCCATCGCGGGTCTGACTTGGGTGGACAAG GAGAAGACGATGTTCTCCATTCCCTGGAAGCATGCAGCTCGCCATGGCTGGGAGCTGAACAAGGATGCATGTCTGTTCAAAGAATGGGCCATTCACACAG GAAAGTACGCTGAGGGCCAAACCTGTGACCCAAAGACGTGGAAGGTCAACTTCCGCTGTGCAATGAGATCCCTGCCTGATGTTAAGGAGGTAAAAGACAAGAGTGTCAACAAGGGCCATCAAGCTATGCGTGTCTTCAGGATGCTGCCTGTCACCTCAAAATCAAGAG ATAAACGAAGCAAGACGAAGGAAACAAAGCAAAGGAAGAAG AACACAGTGGTCAAGATGGAGGAAGACGCAGACTACAGTGAAACTCAGTCTCCTGTTCATTCTTCACTGCCAGAAGAGACCATGTCCACTCAGGAAAACACGGTGGAcagcacagtgcacacagagcagcaag ACTTACCGTATGTGACTTCATCTGAAGTTCCTGACTGGTCTTTGTCGGTTGAAATTGAGCCTGAGGCTTTTCCACACGCCTTCTGCCACCGATTTGAAGTTTCACCTGACCGCAGCCCCG GTTACGACTACACCGACGACATTATCGAG ATTTGCGAGCAACTGGAGAAAGACTCACACTGGATGTCAAGCAGTTTAGACGGCAAGGGGTTCCTGAGCAATGAAGCATGCACCAGTCCAGGGAGCCAGTGGAGTGAATCATCTTCAG tcgACGAAATAGATGAAATGCCACAGTACACAACTCTTGGCACAGAGTTCACAAATCCAACAGACGAATTATGGAACAGCTTTTGTCAACAGATCCCTCCTATGCTCTGA